A stretch of Arctopsyche grandis isolate Sample6627 chromosome 9, ASM5162203v2, whole genome shotgun sequence DNA encodes these proteins:
- the gus gene encoding splA/ryanodine receptor domain and SOCS box containing gustavus: MSMGQKLSGGVKSVSRESAAPFKAVVPRELAQEPARPARLDVLLDVPPASRDLQLKHAWNPDDRSLNIFVKEDDKLTFHRHPVAQSTDCIRGRIGFTKGLHAWEVIWPARQRGTHAVVGVATADAQLHSVGYQSLVGATEHSWGWDLGRNKLYHDSKNNAGVTYPALLKPDEMFQVPDKLLAVLDMEEGTLSFCAEGRYLGTAFRGLRGKQLYPIVSAVWGHAEITMRYIGGLDPEPLPLLDLCRRVIRQRIGRSRLETVVPHLNLPHAMQTYLLYRDPRTS, encoded by the exons ATGAGCATGGGCCAAAAGCTCTCTGGAG GTGTTAAGTCGGTGTCGCGCGAGTCCGCGGCGCCGTTCAAAGCAGTGGTTCCACGCGAGCTGGCGCAGGAACCAGCACGGCCTGCGCGTCTTGACGTGCTGCTGGATGTTCCTCCAGCGTCTAGGGATCTACAACTAAAACATGCGTGGAATCCCGATGACAg ATCActtaatatatttgtaaaagaAGATGATAAATTGACATTTCACCGGCATCCGGTGGCACAAAGCACTGATTGTATAAGAGGTCGCATTGGGTTCACGAAAGGTTTGCATGCATGGGAAGTAATATGGCCAGCACGTCAAAGAGGCACACACGCTGTGGTCGGAGTCGCCACCGCAGATGCCCAGTTGCATTCTGTAGGTTATCAGAGCCTCGTCGGCGCGACGGAGCACAGTTGGGGCTGGGACCTGG GTCGAAACAAATTATACCACGACAGCAAAAACAACGCGGGCGTAACATATCCTGCATTATTGAAACCAGATGAAATGTTCCAAGTACCAGATAAATTATTAGCAGTTTTGGATATGGAAGAGGGAACGTTAAGTTTTTGTGCAGAAGGCCGATATTTAGGGACTGCGTTCCGAGGCCTTCGAGGAAAACAATTATATCCAATCGTTTCAGCCGTTTGGGGTCATGCCGAAATCACGATGAGATACATCGGTGGACTTGATC CTGAACCTCTTCCACTTTTGGATCTTTGCCGCCGTGTGATTCGGCAGCGTATAGGACGTTCCCGGTTGGAAACTGTGGTACCACACCTCAATCTGCCACACGCAATGCAAACTTATCTGTTGTATCGTGATCCTCGTACCTCCTAA